The Populus nigra chromosome 19, ddPopNigr1.1, whole genome shotgun sequence genome includes a window with the following:
- the LOC133680350 gene encoding telomere repeat-binding protein 5-like isoform X3, translating into MVLQKRLDYGFNGYQVPPIPRATRSARRRSSFKKKHEENQMCAFDLLAIVAGKLLLDKESAPSSSDTSADEDQRAVINSAVKNEWQDEEKSLKVEACDQGSADKNIYVSDLSHVHRQGCSSKESLVTQNDLNLGLASALAKPDCAARSNVEKFGNGQSKSEIGTFASKVEGGSSEYIEFGDCKLEAETKTAVKDEPHKSGMVQSSTVANICNLEDPVVMDAKPPALVSSDSSAKVPLCGNHIPNSSYPTNQDDVNVVSRDDDENSSGCTHPITTKKFFRPAPRIGDRRIRKILASKYWKVAPRLKDARVSNSDRDLKPVFRKRQNCYRHQRSERIYPFKKRKHFAYSSPSNSDGGMSCEFVSDSSQKGSNEDASVSCSRMRGVKLRIKSFSVPELLIEIPESSTVGSLKRTVMEAVTAILGSGLRVGVLLQGKKVREDNKTLQQTGISRNNQLDALGFCLEPNPSQIPPSLCPGDSPFFLQCDTPQPILRYPHTTGVVHQGICAVPEPHVNNLGNYIESDHDSAPSPTDTSMDKSTNSKALVAVPAMNVEALAVVPAHRKSKRSEIAQRRIRRPFSVTEVEALVQAVEKLGTGRWRDVKLRAFDNAKHRTYVDLKDKWKTLVHTARISPQQRRGEPVPQELLDRVLAAHAYWSQQQARQQFKHQQAETCLLL; encoded by the exons ATGGTGTTGCAGAAGAGATTAGATTACGGATTCAATGGCTATCAGGTTCCTCCCATTCCCCGAGCTACCAGATCAGCTAGG agGAGGAGTTCCTTTAAGAAGAAACATGAAGAGAATCAGATGTGTGCATTTGACTTATTAGCCATTGTAGCTGGAAAGTTATTGCTTGATAAAGAAAGTGCTCCCAGTTCTAGTGATACATCAGCGGACGAAGATCAGCGTGCAGTTATTAATAGTGCTGTAAAAAATGAATGGCAGGATGAAGAAAAATCTTTGAAAGTAGAAGCTTGCGATCAGGGAAGTGCTGACAAGAACATCTATGTTTCTGATCTATCACACGTTCATCGACAAGGTTGCAGTTCCAAAGAATCTCTGGTCACCCAGAATGACCTCAATTTAGGATTAGCTTCTGCACTAGCAAAGCCTGATTGTGCAGCGAGGTCCAATGTTGAGAAGTTTGGGAATGGCCAAAGCAAGAGTGAAATAGGAACTTTTGCCAGCAAAGTGGAGGGAGGTTCCTCTGAGTACATAGAATTTGGTGACTGTAAATTAGAGGCTGAAACTAAAACAGCAGTGAAAGATGAGCCTCATAAGTCTGGGATGGTGCAAAGTAGCACTGTGGCCAATATATGCAATTTAGAGGACCCTGTGGTGATGGATGCAAAACCTCCTGCACTAGTCAGTTCAGATAGTAGTGCCAAGGTGCCTCTGTGTGGGAACCATATTCCCAATAGTTCTTATCCCACAAATCAGGATGATGTAAATGTAGTTAGTAGAGATGATGATGAAAACTCCTCTGGGTGTACTCACCCTATCACCACAAAAAAGTTCTTTAGGCCAGCACCACGGATTGGAGATCGAAGAATAAGGAAAATTTTGGCTTCTAAATATTGGAAAGTAGCTCCAAGGTTGAAGGATGCTAGAGTTTCTAACTCTG ATAGGGATTTGAAGCCTGTTTTCCGCAAGAGGCAGAACTGTTACAGACATCAAAGGTCTGAAAGGATATATCCTTTCAAAAAGAGGAAGCACTTTGCCTATAGTTCACCATCAAATTCTGATGGAGGAATGAGTTGTGAGTTTGTTTCTGATTCATCTCAAAAGGGCAGCAATGAAGATGCTTCTGTCTCCTGTTCAAGAATGCGTGGAG tGAAGCTCAGGATCAAGTCTTTCAGTGTGCCAGAGCTTCTTATTGAGATTCCAGAAAGTTCAACTGTTGGTTCATTGAAG AGGACTGTCATGGAGGCCGTGACTGCTATACTTGGTAGTGGATTACGTGTTGGTGTACTTCTTCAAGGAAAGAAGGTTAGGGAGGACAATAAAACCTTACAGCAGACTGGGATTTCTCGCAATAACCAGTTGGATGCTTTGGGTTTTTGCTTGGAGCCTAATCCTTCACAAATCCCCCCTTCTCTGTGCCCTGGAGATTCTCCCTTTTTTCTTCAATGTGACACACCACAGCCTATACTCAG GTATCCTCACACTACCGGTGTGGTACATCAGGGCATTTGTGCTGTTCCTGAGCCTCATGTGAACAATTTAGGGAATTATATTGAGAGTGACCATGACTCAGCACCCTCTCCTACTGACACTTCAATGGACAAAAGCACTAATTCAAAAGCGCTGGTTGCAGTACCAGCAATGAATGTAGAGGCGCTAGCTGTGGTTCCGGCACATCGGAAATCCAAACGATCTGAGATTGCACAGCGCCGAATTCGTCGACCTTTCTCTGTTACTGAAGTTGAAGCATTGGTTCAAGCAGTTGAGAAACTTGGAACGGGAAG ATGGCGTGATGTTAAACTGCGAGCCTTTGATAATGCAAAGCATCGGACATACGTGGATTTGAAG GATAAATGGAAAACACTGGTGCACACGGCAAGAATATCTCCTCAGCAAAGGAGGGGAGAGCCTGTCCCCCAGGAGCTCTTAGACAGGGTCCTAGCTGCGCATGCTTACTGGTCCCAGCAGCAAGCCAGGCAACAGTTCAAACACCAGCAGGCAGAGACTTGCCTTCTCCTCTGA
- the LOC133680351 gene encoding RHOMBOID-like protein 1: protein MMGRGEAGNDSVEIKVHPRQANTPAGSPPHPSQFQNQSVFKNWVPWLVPLFVVANVAVFIAVMYVNDCPSNSGSCVAPSLGRFSFQPLKENPLLGPSSSTLEKMGALDVNRVVHKHQSWRLISCIWLHAGVFHVLANMLSLLFIGIRLEQEFGFLRVGLVYVISGFGGSLLSALFIQTGISVGASGALFGLLGGMLSELITNWTIYANKFAALLTLLCIIAVNLAVGLLPHVDNFAHIGGFLSGFFLGFVFLIRPQFKWINQKTCPRGYIAPPAQSKHQTYQYVLWVISLIVLIIGFTLGLVALFRGVNVNNNCSWCHYLSCVPTSLWSCKSQQVYCQSMELGSQLKLTCLSNGKSNMYDLSNNDSSKVQMLCAQLCS from the exons atgatgggGAGAGGGGAAGCAGGGAACGACAGTGTGGAGATAAAGGTGCATCCAAGGCAGGCAAACACCCCGGCAGGCTCACCACCGCACCCGAGCCAGTTCCAGAACCAATCTGTTTTCAAGAATTGGGTGCCATGGCTTGTCCCTTTATTTGTGGTGGCTAACGTTGCTGTCTTTATTGCCGTCATGTATGTCAATGATTGCCCCTCCAATTCTGGCTCTTGTGTTGCTCCTTCTTTGGGCAGATTCTCCTTTCAGCCTCTGAAAGAAAATCCCCTTCTTGGCCCCTCCTCTTCCAC TTTGGAGAAAATGGGAGCTTTAGATGTGAACAGAGTGGTGCATAAACACCAGAGTTGGCGCCTCATTTCTTGCATATGGTTACATGCTGGAGTCTTCCATGTCCTTGCCAACATGCTGAGTCTTCTCTTCATTGGAATTCGTCTTGAGCAAGAATTTGGGTTCT TGCGAGTTGGGTTGGTCTATGTCATATCTGGCTTCGGCGGGAGTTTGTTGTCGGCTTTGTTTATTCAGACTGGTATCTCTGTTGGTGCCTCTGGTGCACTTTTTGGTTTGCTAGGAGGCATGCTTTCAGAGCTGATTACCAATTGGACCATATATGCAAATAAG TTCGCAGCACTGTTGACTCTCCTTTGCATCATTGCAGTAAACCTAGCAGTTGGACTCCTCCCACATGTGGACAACTTTGCTCATATTGGAGGATTTCTTTCCGggttttttctgggttttgtaTTCTTAATTCGCCCCCAGTTTAAGTGGATTAACCAAAAAACATGTCCTCGAGGATACATTGCACCCCCAGCTCAATCTAAACACCAGACATATCAGTATGTACTGTGGGTTATATCTCTGATAGTACTCATCATTGG ATTTACTCTTGGTCTGGTAGCACTGTTTCGAGGAGTTAATGTGAATAATAACTGTTCATGGTGTCATTATTTGAGCTGCGTCCCTACTTCGTTATGGAGCTGCAAATCACAGCAAGTTTATTGTCAG TCGATGGAACTTGGAAGTCAATTGAAGTTGACGTGCTTGAGCAACGGGAAAAGCAACATGTATGATTTGTCTAATAATGACTCTTCCAAAGTTCAGATGCTGTGCGCTCAACTTTGCAGTTGA
- the LOC133680350 gene encoding telomere repeat-binding protein 5-like isoform X2 — protein sequence MVLQKRLDYGFNGYQVPPIPRATRSARRRSSFKKKHEENQMCAFDLLAIVAGKLLLDKESAPSSSDTSADEDQRAVINSAVKNEWQDEEKSLKVEACDQGSADKNIYVSDLSHVHRQGCSSKESLVTQNDLNLGLASALAKPDCAARSNVEKFGNGQSKSEIGTFASKVEGGSSEYIEFGDCKLEAETKTAVKDEPHKSGMVQSSTVANICNLEDPVVMDAKPPALVSSDSSAKVPLCGNHIPNSSYPTNQDDVNVVSRDDDENSSGCTHPITTKKFFRPAPRIGDRRIRKILASKYWKVAPRLKDARVSNSDRDLKPVFRKRQNCYRHQRSERIYPFKKRKHFAYSSPSNSDGGMSCEFVSDSSQKGSNEDASVSCSRMRGGQHTSFLPRDSHVKLRIKSFSVPELLIEIPESSTVGSLKRTVMEAVTAILGSGLRVGVLLQGKKVREDNKTLQQTGISRNNQLDALGFCLEPNPSQIPPSLCPGDSPFFLQCDTPQPILRYPHTTGVVHQGICAVPEPHVNNLGNYIESDHDSAPSPTDTSMDKSTNSKALVAVPAMNVEALAVVPAHRKSKRSEIAQRRIRRPFSVTEVEALVQAVEKLGTGRWRDVKLRAFDNAKHRTYVDLKDKWKTLVHTARISPQQRRGEPVPQELLDRVLAAHAYWSQQQARQQFKHQQAETCLLL from the exons ATGGTGTTGCAGAAGAGATTAGATTACGGATTCAATGGCTATCAGGTTCCTCCCATTCCCCGAGCTACCAGATCAGCTAGG agGAGGAGTTCCTTTAAGAAGAAACATGAAGAGAATCAGATGTGTGCATTTGACTTATTAGCCATTGTAGCTGGAAAGTTATTGCTTGATAAAGAAAGTGCTCCCAGTTCTAGTGATACATCAGCGGACGAAGATCAGCGTGCAGTTATTAATAGTGCTGTAAAAAATGAATGGCAGGATGAAGAAAAATCTTTGAAAGTAGAAGCTTGCGATCAGGGAAGTGCTGACAAGAACATCTATGTTTCTGATCTATCACACGTTCATCGACAAGGTTGCAGTTCCAAAGAATCTCTGGTCACCCAGAATGACCTCAATTTAGGATTAGCTTCTGCACTAGCAAAGCCTGATTGTGCAGCGAGGTCCAATGTTGAGAAGTTTGGGAATGGCCAAAGCAAGAGTGAAATAGGAACTTTTGCCAGCAAAGTGGAGGGAGGTTCCTCTGAGTACATAGAATTTGGTGACTGTAAATTAGAGGCTGAAACTAAAACAGCAGTGAAAGATGAGCCTCATAAGTCTGGGATGGTGCAAAGTAGCACTGTGGCCAATATATGCAATTTAGAGGACCCTGTGGTGATGGATGCAAAACCTCCTGCACTAGTCAGTTCAGATAGTAGTGCCAAGGTGCCTCTGTGTGGGAACCATATTCCCAATAGTTCTTATCCCACAAATCAGGATGATGTAAATGTAGTTAGTAGAGATGATGATGAAAACTCCTCTGGGTGTACTCACCCTATCACCACAAAAAAGTTCTTTAGGCCAGCACCACGGATTGGAGATCGAAGAATAAGGAAAATTTTGGCTTCTAAATATTGGAAAGTAGCTCCAAGGTTGAAGGATGCTAGAGTTTCTAACTCTG ATAGGGATTTGAAGCCTGTTTTCCGCAAGAGGCAGAACTGTTACAGACATCAAAGGTCTGAAAGGATATATCCTTTCAAAAAGAGGAAGCACTTTGCCTATAGTTCACCATCAAATTCTGATGGAGGAATGAGTTGTGAGTTTGTTTCTGATTCATCTCAAAAGGGCAGCAATGAAGATGCTTCTGTCTCCTGTTCAAGAATGCGTGGAG GTCAACACACTTCATTCCTACCTAGGGATTCTCATG tGAAGCTCAGGATCAAGTCTTTCAGTGTGCCAGAGCTTCTTATTGAGATTCCAGAAAGTTCAACTGTTGGTTCATTGAAG AGGACTGTCATGGAGGCCGTGACTGCTATACTTGGTAGTGGATTACGTGTTGGTGTACTTCTTCAAGGAAAGAAGGTTAGGGAGGACAATAAAACCTTACAGCAGACTGGGATTTCTCGCAATAACCAGTTGGATGCTTTGGGTTTTTGCTTGGAGCCTAATCCTTCACAAATCCCCCCTTCTCTGTGCCCTGGAGATTCTCCCTTTTTTCTTCAATGTGACACACCACAGCCTATACTCAG GTATCCTCACACTACCGGTGTGGTACATCAGGGCATTTGTGCTGTTCCTGAGCCTCATGTGAACAATTTAGGGAATTATATTGAGAGTGACCATGACTCAGCACCCTCTCCTACTGACACTTCAATGGACAAAAGCACTAATTCAAAAGCGCTGGTTGCAGTACCAGCAATGAATGTAGAGGCGCTAGCTGTGGTTCCGGCACATCGGAAATCCAAACGATCTGAGATTGCACAGCGCCGAATTCGTCGACCTTTCTCTGTTACTGAAGTTGAAGCATTGGTTCAAGCAGTTGAGAAACTTGGAACGGGAAG ATGGCGTGATGTTAAACTGCGAGCCTTTGATAATGCAAAGCATCGGACATACGTGGATTTGAAG GATAAATGGAAAACACTGGTGCACACGGCAAGAATATCTCCTCAGCAAAGGAGGGGAGAGCCTGTCCCCCAGGAGCTCTTAGACAGGGTCCTAGCTGCGCATGCTTACTGGTCCCAGCAGCAAGCCAGGCAACAGTTCAAACACCAGCAGGCAGAGACTTGCCTTCTCCTCTGA
- the LOC133680350 gene encoding telomere repeat-binding protein 5-like isoform X1 codes for MVLQKRLDYGFNGYQVPPIPRATRSARRRSSFKKKHEENQMCAFDLLAIVAGKLLLDKESAPSSSDTSADEDQRAVINSAVKNEWQDEEKSLKVEACDQGSADKNIYVSDLSHVHRQGCSSKESLVTQNDLNLGLASALAKPDCAARSNVEKFGNGQSKSEIGTFASKVEGGSSEYIEFGDCKLEAETKTAVKDEPHKSGMVQSSTVANICNLEDPVVMDAKPPALVSSDSSAKVPLCGNHIPNSSYPTNQDDVNVVSRDDDENSSGCTHPITTKKFFRPAPRIGDRRIRKILASKYWKVAPRLKDARVSNSDRDLKPVFRKRQNCYRHQRSERIYPFKKRKHFAYSSPSNSDGGMSCEFVSDSSQKGSNEDASVSCSRMRGAIGTSFSFAGQHTSFLPRDSHVKLRIKSFSVPELLIEIPESSTVGSLKRTVMEAVTAILGSGLRVGVLLQGKKVREDNKTLQQTGISRNNQLDALGFCLEPNPSQIPPSLCPGDSPFFLQCDTPQPILRYPHTTGVVHQGICAVPEPHVNNLGNYIESDHDSAPSPTDTSMDKSTNSKALVAVPAMNVEALAVVPAHRKSKRSEIAQRRIRRPFSVTEVEALVQAVEKLGTGRWRDVKLRAFDNAKHRTYVDLKDKWKTLVHTARISPQQRRGEPVPQELLDRVLAAHAYWSQQQARQQFKHQQAETCLLL; via the exons ATGGTGTTGCAGAAGAGATTAGATTACGGATTCAATGGCTATCAGGTTCCTCCCATTCCCCGAGCTACCAGATCAGCTAGG agGAGGAGTTCCTTTAAGAAGAAACATGAAGAGAATCAGATGTGTGCATTTGACTTATTAGCCATTGTAGCTGGAAAGTTATTGCTTGATAAAGAAAGTGCTCCCAGTTCTAGTGATACATCAGCGGACGAAGATCAGCGTGCAGTTATTAATAGTGCTGTAAAAAATGAATGGCAGGATGAAGAAAAATCTTTGAAAGTAGAAGCTTGCGATCAGGGAAGTGCTGACAAGAACATCTATGTTTCTGATCTATCACACGTTCATCGACAAGGTTGCAGTTCCAAAGAATCTCTGGTCACCCAGAATGACCTCAATTTAGGATTAGCTTCTGCACTAGCAAAGCCTGATTGTGCAGCGAGGTCCAATGTTGAGAAGTTTGGGAATGGCCAAAGCAAGAGTGAAATAGGAACTTTTGCCAGCAAAGTGGAGGGAGGTTCCTCTGAGTACATAGAATTTGGTGACTGTAAATTAGAGGCTGAAACTAAAACAGCAGTGAAAGATGAGCCTCATAAGTCTGGGATGGTGCAAAGTAGCACTGTGGCCAATATATGCAATTTAGAGGACCCTGTGGTGATGGATGCAAAACCTCCTGCACTAGTCAGTTCAGATAGTAGTGCCAAGGTGCCTCTGTGTGGGAACCATATTCCCAATAGTTCTTATCCCACAAATCAGGATGATGTAAATGTAGTTAGTAGAGATGATGATGAAAACTCCTCTGGGTGTACTCACCCTATCACCACAAAAAAGTTCTTTAGGCCAGCACCACGGATTGGAGATCGAAGAATAAGGAAAATTTTGGCTTCTAAATATTGGAAAGTAGCTCCAAGGTTGAAGGATGCTAGAGTTTCTAACTCTG ATAGGGATTTGAAGCCTGTTTTCCGCAAGAGGCAGAACTGTTACAGACATCAAAGGTCTGAAAGGATATATCCTTTCAAAAAGAGGAAGCACTTTGCCTATAGTTCACCATCAAATTCTGATGGAGGAATGAGTTGTGAGTTTGTTTCTGATTCATCTCAAAAGGGCAGCAATGAAGATGCTTCTGTCTCCTGTTCAAGAATGCGTGGAG CCATCGGGACATCATTTTCTTTTGCAGGTCAACACACTTCATTCCTACCTAGGGATTCTCATG tGAAGCTCAGGATCAAGTCTTTCAGTGTGCCAGAGCTTCTTATTGAGATTCCAGAAAGTTCAACTGTTGGTTCATTGAAG AGGACTGTCATGGAGGCCGTGACTGCTATACTTGGTAGTGGATTACGTGTTGGTGTACTTCTTCAAGGAAAGAAGGTTAGGGAGGACAATAAAACCTTACAGCAGACTGGGATTTCTCGCAATAACCAGTTGGATGCTTTGGGTTTTTGCTTGGAGCCTAATCCTTCACAAATCCCCCCTTCTCTGTGCCCTGGAGATTCTCCCTTTTTTCTTCAATGTGACACACCACAGCCTATACTCAG GTATCCTCACACTACCGGTGTGGTACATCAGGGCATTTGTGCTGTTCCTGAGCCTCATGTGAACAATTTAGGGAATTATATTGAGAGTGACCATGACTCAGCACCCTCTCCTACTGACACTTCAATGGACAAAAGCACTAATTCAAAAGCGCTGGTTGCAGTACCAGCAATGAATGTAGAGGCGCTAGCTGTGGTTCCGGCACATCGGAAATCCAAACGATCTGAGATTGCACAGCGCCGAATTCGTCGACCTTTCTCTGTTACTGAAGTTGAAGCATTGGTTCAAGCAGTTGAGAAACTTGGAACGGGAAG ATGGCGTGATGTTAAACTGCGAGCCTTTGATAATGCAAAGCATCGGACATACGTGGATTTGAAG GATAAATGGAAAACACTGGTGCACACGGCAAGAATATCTCCTCAGCAAAGGAGGGGAGAGCCTGTCCCCCAGGAGCTCTTAGACAGGGTCCTAGCTGCGCATGCTTACTGGTCCCAGCAGCAAGCCAGGCAACAGTTCAAACACCAGCAGGCAGAGACTTGCCTTCTCCTCTGA